In a single window of the Acidimicrobiales bacterium genome:
- a CDS encoding LemA family protein translates to MSALWIVVAVLVLAVIYVIAVYNGLIRRRNRIDEGWAQIDVQLQRRYDLIPNLVETVKGYVEHEQGVFEEVTRARTAAIGAQGVPAQAEAENVVTNALRSLFAVAEAYPDLKANQNFLALQEELSGTEGRIAYARQYYNDAVRDYNTKIQSFPGNLVAGAFSFTPRDYFEADDTTRGPVSVQF, encoded by the coding sequence ATGAGCGCCCTCTGGATCGTCGTCGCGGTCCTCGTCCTCGCCGTGATCTACGTGATCGCCGTCTACAACGGCTTGATCCGTCGTCGGAACCGCATCGACGAGGGCTGGGCCCAGATCGACGTGCAACTGCAGCGCCGCTACGACCTCATCCCCAACTTGGTGGAGACGGTCAAGGGCTACGTCGAGCACGAACAAGGGGTGTTCGAAGAGGTGACCCGGGCCCGCACCGCGGCCATCGGCGCCCAAGGCGTGCCCGCCCAAGCCGAGGCCGAGAACGTCGTCACCAACGCGCTGCGTTCGCTGTTCGCGGTGGCCGAGGCCTACCCCGACCTCAAGGCCAACCAGAACTTCCTCGCCCTGCAGGAGGAGCTGTCGGGCACCGAGGGCCGCATCGCCTACGCCCGCCAGTACTACAACGACGCCGTGCGCGACTACAACACCAAGATCCAGTCGTTCCCCGGGAACCTGGTGGCCGGCGCCTTCTCCTTCACGCCCCGCGACTACTTCGAGGCCGACGACACCACCCGCGGGCCGGTGTCCGTGCAGTTCTGA
- a CDS encoding M48 family metalloprotease — protein sequence MFDQITHNKRRSTLLVASFFLVVAAAGWAFNVLIGGGITGLVIATVIVLGMSAGAYFKADAIALAMSHARPADPAEHARLHNLVEGLCIAAGLPKPRLYIVEDDAPNAFATGRDPKHAAVAVTTGLLAKLNRVELEGVLAHELSHIKNYDVLVSTLAVTMVGIVALLGDWGLRFLWWGGPRHKDDSSDGGGGAGGWIMAGLAFGFLLLAPLSAKLMQFAVSRRREALADITGVSLTRYPPGLIAALEKLRDDRTVVHSGSRATAHLWIESPVPREESEGKLAKLGRLFDTHPPLEERIQALREL from the coding sequence TTGTTCGACCAGATCACGCACAACAAGCGACGCTCCACGCTGCTCGTCGCCTCCTTCTTCCTGGTGGTGGCGGCCGCCGGGTGGGCCTTCAACGTCCTCATCGGCGGCGGCATCACCGGACTGGTGATCGCCACGGTCATCGTGCTGGGCATGTCGGCGGGCGCGTACTTCAAGGCCGACGCCATCGCCTTGGCCATGAGCCACGCCCGGCCCGCCGACCCTGCCGAGCATGCCCGGCTGCACAACCTGGTCGAGGGGCTCTGCATCGCTGCGGGCCTGCCCAAGCCTCGCCTCTACATCGTGGAGGACGACGCCCCCAACGCCTTCGCCACCGGCCGCGACCCCAAGCACGCCGCCGTGGCGGTGACCACGGGCCTGCTGGCCAAGCTGAACCGGGTGGAGCTCGAAGGCGTGCTGGCGCATGAGCTCAGCCACATCAAGAACTACGACGTGTTGGTCTCGACGCTCGCCGTCACCATGGTGGGCATCGTCGCCTTGCTGGGCGACTGGGGCTTGCGCTTCCTGTGGTGGGGCGGGCCGCGCCACAAGGACGACAGCAGCGACGGCGGGGGGGGAGCGGGCGGGTGGATCATGGCGGGCCTGGCCTTCGGCTTCCTGCTGCTGGCCCCGCTCAGCGCCAAGCTCATGCAGTTCGCCGTCAGCCGTCGGCGGGAGGCGCTGGCCGACATCACCGGCGTGTCGCTGACCCGCTACCCGCCGGGGCTCATCGCCGCGCTGGAAAAGCTGCGCGATGACCGTACCGTGGTGCACAGCGGCTCCCGGGCCACGGCGCACCTCTGGATCGAGTCTCCCGTTCCCCGGGAGGAGTCGGAGGGCAAGCTGGCCAAACTGGGCCGGCTGTTCGACACCCACCCACCCTTGGAGGAGCGGATCCAAGCGCTCAGGGAGTTGTGA
- a CDS encoding DUF3048 domain-containing protein codes for MRRIALAVALVLATAACGGGKKEAATTTTSVVETTTTTMLSQLPPGGAPLTGLVADAAKTARPLLIVKIDNAPKARPQAGLNQADVVVEEAVEGGVTRFVTMFHSQDADPVGPVRSARSTDMLLAAPLNRPLFAYSGANAGFDKLIRESPVVDVGYEAQTAQYTRERGRPALYNVFSATPRLHGLAPAGSGPPPPLFWYRHPGQPSVGDAMGGVRMEYRGKIVTAVQWAWDAGVGLWKRSQDGGPHVDAAGAPVTAHNVVVQLVTYHDTGYRDQSGAEVPEADLVGEGEAWVLSDGKVVKGRWKRGAAGEVTQYLDGAGQPIRLTPGRTWVELPIPGNATLG; via the coding sequence ATGCGACGCATTGCCTTGGCTGTTGCCCTGGTCCTCGCCACTGCTGCGTGCGGCGGCGGCAAGAAGGAAGCTGCTACCACGACGACGAGCGTGGTGGAGACGACGACCACCACCATGCTGAGCCAGTTGCCGCCCGGCGGCGCGCCGCTGACGGGGTTGGTTGCCGATGCCGCCAAGACGGCCCGGCCGTTGCTGATCGTGAAGATCGACAACGCGCCGAAGGCTCGTCCGCAGGCCGGGCTGAACCAGGCCGACGTGGTGGTGGAGGAGGCGGTCGAGGGCGGGGTCACCCGTTTCGTCACCATGTTCCATTCGCAGGACGCCGACCCCGTGGGGCCGGTGCGTTCGGCCCGGTCCACCGACATGTTGCTGGCGGCGCCGCTCAACCGGCCCCTGTTCGCGTACTCCGGCGCCAACGCAGGCTTCGACAAGCTCATCCGCGAGTCGCCGGTGGTCGACGTCGGCTACGAGGCCCAGACCGCCCAGTACACCCGGGAGCGGGGCCGCCCCGCCCTCTACAACGTGTTCTCGGCCACGCCCCGCCTGCACGGGCTGGCGCCCGCCGGTTCCGGCCCGCCGCCGCCGCTGTTCTGGTACCGGCACCCCGGCCAGCCGTCTGTGGGTGACGCCATGGGCGGGGTGCGCATGGAGTACCGGGGCAAGATCGTCACCGCCGTGCAGTGGGCGTGGGACGCCGGTGTCGGGCTGTGGAAGCGCAGCCAGGACGGTGGCCCCCACGTCGACGCCGCGGGCGCGCCGGTAACGGCCCACAACGTCGTCGTGCAACTCGTCACCTACCACGACACCGGTTACCGGGATCAGTCAGGCGCCGAGGTGCCCGAAGCCGACCTGGTGGGCGAAGGCGAGGCGTGGGTGCTGTCCGACGGCAAGGTGGTGAAGGGCCGCTGGAAGCGGGGTGCGGCAGGCGAGGTCACCCAGTACCTCGACGGCGCCGGCCAGCCGATCCGCCTCACGCCGGGGCGCACGTGGGTGGAGCTGCCCATCCCCGGCAACGCCACACTCGGCTGA
- a CDS encoding DUF3048 domain-containing protein, with amino-acid sequence MRRTTVAVVALALITTACGGGDQKLASTTTTIVPQATTSTIPPEAAFLTGVPQPDGKKQDRPALTIKVDNAPLARPQAGLDAADVVFEEVVEGGVVRFLAVFHSKDADVVGPVRSVRPVDPEIVTPIKGLFASSGGAPQFERLIKKAPVTLVGWDDLPKAYTQRKGRPAPHNLFTSTTELYKGAKKAATPPPPLFTFLPTGQPFAVAGGSPLTSLAVQMGGPTKAEWNWDDGVGVWRRVTNGTEHKLDNGQQLGFTNVIIQFVRYVDTGSRDTAGFAVPTAKVIGKGEAWILSDGRLVKAKWDKASAAAITSYTDSSNLPVKLTPGTTWVALAPIGAQTTVR; translated from the coding sequence ATGCGCCGTACCACCGTTGCCGTCGTCGCCCTCGCGCTGATCACCACCGCCTGCGGAGGCGGCGACCAGAAGCTCGCGTCGACCACCACGACGATCGTCCCCCAGGCCACCACGTCGACGATCCCGCCCGAGGCTGCCTTCCTCACCGGGGTGCCGCAGCCCGACGGCAAGAAGCAGGACCGGCCTGCGCTGACCATCAAGGTCGACAACGCGCCACTCGCCCGTCCGCAAGCGGGCCTCGACGCCGCCGACGTGGTCTTCGAGGAAGTGGTGGAGGGCGGGGTCGTGCGCTTCCTGGCCGTGTTCCACTCCAAGGACGCCGACGTGGTCGGCCCGGTGCGGTCGGTGCGTCCCGTCGACCCCGAGATCGTCACCCCGATCAAGGGCTTGTTCGCCTCCTCGGGCGGGGCGCCGCAGTTCGAGCGGCTCATCAAGAAGGCGCCGGTGACATTGGTCGGCTGGGACGACCTGCCCAAGGCCTACACACAGCGCAAGGGCCGTCCGGCGCCGCACAACCTGTTCACGTCGACCACCGAGCTCTACAAGGGGGCCAAGAAGGCGGCCACGCCGCCACCGCCCCTGTTCACCTTCCTTCCCACCGGGCAGCCCTTCGCAGTGGCGGGCGGTTCGCCGCTGACATCGCTGGCGGTCCAGATGGGCGGGCCCACCAAGGCCGAGTGGAACTGGGACGACGGGGTCGGCGTGTGGCGGCGCGTCACCAACGGCACCGAGCACAAGCTCGACAACGGCCAGCAGCTGGGGTTCACCAACGTGATCATCCAGTTCGTGCGCTACGTCGACACCGGTTCCCGCGACACCGCGGGCTTCGCCGTGCCGACGGCCAAGGTCATCGGCAAGGGCGAGGCGTGGATCCTGTCGGACGGCCGCCTGGTGAAGGCCAAGTGGGACAAGGCGTCGGCCGCCGCCATCACGTCGTACACCGATTCGTCGAACCTGCCGGTGAAGCTCACGCCGGGCACGACGTGGGTGGCGTTGGCGCCGATCGGTGCGCAAACGACAGTGAGGTAG
- the pdxS gene encoding pyridoxal 5'-phosphate synthase lyase subunit PdxS, whose product MAERETGTARVKRGLAEMLRGGVIMDVVTPEQAKIAEDAGAVSVMALERVPADIRRDGGVARMSDPSMIEGIKEAVTIPVMAKARIGHFAEAQVLESLGVDYIDESEVLTPADEAHHIDKWAFTAPFVCGATNLGEALRRLSEGAAMIRSKGEAGTGNIVEAVRHLRSILGDIRKITQADSAELYGWAKELQAPVSLVQEVAETGRLPVPMFCAGGIATPADASLVMQLGAEAVFVGSGIFKSADPPRMARAIVEATTHFRDASMVAKVSRGLGEAMRGLEIGGLETKLADRGW is encoded by the coding sequence ATGGCTGAACGGGAAACGGGAACCGCACGCGTCAAGCGAGGCTTGGCCGAGATGCTCCGAGGCGGCGTGATCATGGACGTCGTCACGCCGGAGCAGGCGAAGATCGCCGAGGACGCAGGTGCGGTGTCGGTGATGGCGCTCGAGCGGGTGCCCGCCGACATCCGGCGCGACGGCGGCGTGGCCCGCATGAGCGACCCGTCGATGATCGAGGGCATCAAGGAGGCCGTGACCATCCCGGTGATGGCCAAGGCCCGCATCGGCCACTTCGCCGAGGCCCAAGTGCTGGAGTCGCTCGGCGTCGACTACATCGACGAGTCCGAGGTGCTGACCCCGGCCGACGAGGCCCACCACATCGACAAGTGGGCGTTCACCGCGCCCTTCGTGTGCGGCGCCACCAACCTGGGCGAGGCGTTGCGCCGGCTGTCGGAGGGGGCGGCGATGATCCGGTCGAAGGGCGAGGCGGGTACCGGCAACATCGTGGAGGCAGTGCGCCACCTGCGCTCGATCCTGGGCGACATCCGCAAGATCACCCAGGCCGATTCGGCCGAGCTCTACGGCTGGGCCAAGGAGCTGCAGGCGCCGGTGTCGCTGGTGCAGGAGGTCGCCGAGACGGGGCGGCTGCCGGTGCCCATGTTCTGCGCCGGGGGCATTGCCACGCCGGCCGATGCGTCGCTGGTGATGCAGTTGGGCGCCGAGGCGGTGTTCGTGGGGTCGGGCATCTTCAAGTCGGCCGACCCGCCCCGCATGGCCCGGGCCATCGTGGAGGCCACCACCCACTTCCGTGACGCCTCGATGGTGGCCAAGGTCTCGCGGGGGCTGGGCGAGGCCATGCGCGGCCTGGAGATCGGCGGGTTGGAGACGAAGCTCGCCGACCGCGGGTGGTAG
- the pdxT gene encoding pyridoxal 5'-phosphate synthase glutaminase subunit PdxT codes for MYSGRKVGVLALQGDVREHSAVLSELGAHVVEVRTPEDLAAVEALVLPGGESTTISLLLQSSGLFEPIADRLREGMPAFGTCAGMILLASEVVDGRPDQRTFGAVDIAVRRNAFGRQVDSFEAVLDVDGVGSVPAVFIRAPFVERVADGVEVLAAVDGHPVVCRSGAVLVASFHPELSGDLRMHELFLGGW; via the coding sequence ATGTACTCGGGACGGAAGGTCGGGGTGCTGGCGTTGCAGGGCGACGTGCGGGAGCACTCGGCCGTGCTGTCCGAGTTGGGGGCGCATGTGGTCGAGGTGCGCACGCCGGAAGACCTGGCGGCGGTCGAGGCGCTGGTGCTGCCGGGTGGCGAGTCCACCACCATCTCGCTGCTGTTGCAGTCGTCCGGGCTGTTCGAGCCCATCGCCGACCGCTTGCGCGAGGGCATGCCGGCGTTCGGCACGTGCGCCGGGATGATCCTGCTGGCGTCCGAGGTGGTCGACGGCCGTCCCGACCAGCGCACGTTCGGCGCCGTCGACATCGCCGTTCGGCGCAACGCCTTCGGTCGCCAGGTCGACTCGTTCGAGGCGGTGCTCGACGTCGACGGCGTGGGCTCGGTGCCCGCGGTGTTCATCCGGGCGCCCTTCGTGGAGCGGGTGGCCGACGGCGTCGAGGTGCTGGCCGCGGTGGACGGGCACCCGGTGGTGTGCCGTTCCGGCGCCGTGCTGGTGGCGTCGTTCCACCCCGAGCTGTCGGGCGACTTGCGCATGCACGAGCTGTTCCTGGGAGGCTGGTAA